In Allocoprobacillus halotolerans, a genomic segment contains:
- a CDS encoding PTS sugar transporter subunit IIC encodes MDAISSATLSLIGMFLAGAIGYYYSKRENEAPLLGMIIALSSFLVVTPMGYNEEAGFAFVPLTWLGGQGLFTAMIIGFLSSFVYIKLIKSNFTIKMPDSVPPMVSEPFRALIPSFCAFMVIAAIRYMMGFTPWGDIHTFFFEVVQKPMTVLGASLPASIIVVIIIQVLWFMGLHGQNIAGAVMTPIWTATMVANQSAVLNGQAPEHIFTGQFFTGFIWMQFCSLIIACAFFAKSSQLKTVGKISIGSACFNISEPIVFGSPVVLNFTLLIPWVLTMVVYVIVTWLFMYTGICPLPLGTDIPWTCPPLISGWLITGSFMGAIVQIINVIIGTFIYLPFVKVYDKQLLKAEKESHGEE; translated from the coding sequence TTGGATGCTATTTCTAGCGCGACTTTGAGTTTGATAGGGATGTTTTTAGCGGGAGCTATTGGTTATTACTATTCAAAACGAGAAAATGAAGCACCCTTACTTGGAATGATTATTGCATTAAGTAGTTTTCTTGTTGTAACACCAATGGGATATAATGAAGAAGCAGGATTTGCTTTTGTTCCATTGACATGGCTAGGTGGTCAAGGATTGTTTACAGCTATGATTATTGGTTTTTTAAGTTCATTTGTTTATATTAAACTTATCAAATCAAATTTTACAATTAAGATGCCTGATAGTGTTCCTCCAATGGTATCTGAACCTTTTAGAGCATTAATTCCATCATTTTGTGCATTTATGGTCATTGCTGCAATAAGATATATGATGGGATTTACACCTTGGGGAGATATTCACACTTTCTTCTTTGAAGTTGTTCAAAAACCTATGACAGTTTTAGGTGCAAGTTTACCTGCTTCAATTATTGTTGTTATTATTATCCAAGTACTATGGTTTATGGGGTTACATGGTCAAAATATTGCAGGTGCAGTGATGACGCCAATTTGGACAGCAACCATGGTTGCCAATCAAAGTGCAGTATTGAATGGTCAAGCTCCTGAACATATCTTTACTGGTCAATTTTTTACTGGTTTTATATGGATGCAGTTTTGTTCATTGATTATTGCATGTGCTTTCTTTGCAAAAAGTTCTCAATTGAAAACAGTGGGTAAAATCTCTATTGGTTCAGCCTGTTTTAATATCAGTGAACCAATTGTATTTGGCTCACCAGTTGTATTAAATTTTACATTACTCATTCCATGGGTATTAACAATGGTTGTCTATGTTATTGTCACTTGGTTATTTATGTATACAGGAATTTGTCCTTTACCACTTGGTACTGATATTCCTTGGACATGTCCTCCACTTATATCAGGATGGTTAATTACAGGATCGTTTATGGGAGCCATTGTCCAGATTATTAATGTTATTATAGGAACATTTATTTATTTGCCATTTGTAAAAGTATATGACAAACAATTGTTAAAAGCAGAAAAAGAAAGTCATGGTGAAGAATAA